One window of Bactrocera tryoni isolate S06 chromosome 2, CSIRO_BtryS06_freeze2, whole genome shotgun sequence genomic DNA carries:
- the LOC120768161 gene encoding uncharacterized protein LOC120768161 has protein sequence MAYTTSAKALFISTAVIMIIFCCFMPSVNAIRCHQCNSHLQEDCTELRLITPRAPRDEQFLTECESPDMFCRKTITKIEVSGENRIIRSCGRLDNDKSAKTNYCFDADNEGYKQRICTCYEDGCNAATPRLGNANHVTMLSATGLCVLVARFLRINA, from the exons atggcaTACACAACCTCAGCTAAAGCCCTATTCATCTCTACAGCTGTAATAATGATCATATTTTGCTGTTTTATGCCATCGG TGAACGCCATCCGTTGTCACCAGTGTAACTCCCATCTGCAGGAGGATTGCACGGAATTGCGTCTGATAACACCGCGTGCGCCACGTGACGAGCAATTCCTAACCGAATGCGAGTCGCCCGATATGTTTTGCCGCAAGACGATTACGAAAATCGAAGTGAGCGGCGAGAATCGCATCATACGCAGCTGTGGACGCTTGGACAACGACAAGAGCGCGAAGACGAATTACTGCTTCGATGCTGACAATGAGGGGTATAAGCAGAGGATCTGCACCTGCTATGAGGATGGCTGCAATGCGGCAACGCCACGTCTCGGCAATGCCAATCACGTGACCATGCTGAGTGCGACCGGTTTGTGCGTGTTGGTGGCGCGATTCCTGCGGATTAATGCTTAG